From the Ctenopharyngodon idella isolate HZGC_01 chromosome 3, HZGC01, whole genome shotgun sequence genome, one window contains:
- the LOC127508795 gene encoding gastrula zinc finger protein XlCGF57.1-like isoform X1: MEFIKEETEDIKMEFIKEETEDMKIEFNKEETEDMKIEERFRVKHEDTEEQTDLMALKEVSHELNEREEEKKHYNFMTGERATQASSQTRAQKTGTKSYFTCQQSGKSFDQHRNLQVHFRVHTRESPFTCQQCGKSLTREENLQVHLRIHTGVKPYTCQQCGRSFSQKGNLKDHMRIHTGEKPFTCKQCGQSFTKKGSLKGHMRVHTGEKPYTCQQCGQSFSQKGHLIVHMRIHTGEKPYTCQQCGKSFTHKRSLKVHMRIHTGEKPYTCQQCGQSFSHKVSLIVHMRIHTGEKPFTCQQCGQSFRHKGNLKVHMRAHTGEKPYTCQQCGKSFTHKVSLIVHMRIHSGEKPYTCQECGNSFIEKGSLIAHMRTHTGESPFTCQQCGKSFSRKGKLEIHMRIHTGEKPYTCHECGKSFSEKGTLTAHMRIHTGEKPYTCQQCGKSFNQKGNLIAHMRIHTGEKPYVCTLCGNGFKQEASLREHMNIHTGEKPFMCDQCGKSFRFKGYLKCHMMIHSKENGFRSRHCGKSRGVKSS; encoded by the exons atggagtttattaaagaggagactgAAGACataaagatggagtttattaaagaggagactgaagacatgaagattgagtttaataaagaggagactgaagacatgaagattgaagaaagattcagagtgaaacatgaagatactgaggaacaaacag ACCTGATGGCACTGAAAGAGGTGAGTCATGAACTTAATGAAAGGgaagaagagaaaaaacattataatttcATGACTGGGGAAAGAGCGACACAGGCTTCCTCACAGACAAGAGCTCAAAAGACAGGAACTAAAAGttatttcacctgccaacagagTGGAAAGAGTTTTGATCAACATAGAAACCTTCAAGTCCACTTCAGAGTTCACACTAGAGAGAGTCCCTTCAcgtgccaacagtgtggaaagagtttgaCACGTGAAGAAAACCTTCAAGTCCACttgagaattcatactggagtaaagccttacacctgccaacagtgtggacggagtttcagtcaaaaaggaaaccttaaagaccacatgagaattcacactggagagaaacctttcacATGCAAGCAATGTGGACAGAGTTTCACAAAAAAAGGAAGCCTTAAAggccacatgagagttcacactggagaaaagccttacacctgccagcaatgtggacagagtttcagtCAAAAAGGACACCTtatagtccacatgagaattcacactggagagaaaccttacacctgccaacagtgtggaaagagtttcacacataaAAGAAGCCTTAAagttcacatgagaattcacactggagaaaagccttacacctgtCAACAATGTGGACAGAGTTTCAGCCATAAAGTAAGCCTtatagtccacatgagaattcacactggagagaaacctttcacctgccaacagtgtggacagagtttcagacataaaggaaaccttaaagtcCATATGAGAgctcacactggagaaaagccctacacctgccaacagtgtggaaagagtttcacacataaAGTAAGCCTtatagtccacatgagaattcacagtGGAGAAAAGCCTTATACCTGCCAAGAATGTGGAAATAGTTTCATTGAGAAAGGAAGCCTTATAGCCCACATGAgaactcacactggagagagcccattcacctgccaacagtgtggaaagagtttcagtcgaAAAGGAAAACTTGaaatccacatgagaattcacactggagaaaagccttataCTTGCCatgagtgtggaaagagtttcagtgagAAAGGAACCCTTACagcccacatgagaattcacactggagaaaagccttacacctgtcaacagtgtggaaagagtttcaatcaaaaaggaaaccttatagcccacatgagaattcacactggagaaaagccttacgTCTGCACTCTGTGTGGGAATGGCTTCAAACAGGAAGCAAGCCTTAGGGAACACATGaatattcacactggagaaaagccatttatgtgtgatcagtgtggaaagagtttcagatttAAAGGTTaccttaagtgtcacatgatgatTCACTCAAAAGAGAACGGTTTTAGAAGTCGTCACTGTGGAAagagcagaggtgtaaagagtagctga
- the LOC127508795 gene encoding gastrula zinc finger protein XlCGF57.1-like isoform X2 gives MEFIKEETEDMKIEFNKEETEDMKIEERFRVKHEDTEEQTDLMALKEVSHELNEREEEKKHYNFMTGERATQASSQTRAQKTGTKSYFTCQQSGKSFDQHRNLQVHFRVHTRESPFTCQQCGKSLTREENLQVHLRIHTGVKPYTCQQCGRSFSQKGNLKDHMRIHTGEKPFTCKQCGQSFTKKGSLKGHMRVHTGEKPYTCQQCGQSFSQKGHLIVHMRIHTGEKPYTCQQCGKSFTHKRSLKVHMRIHTGEKPYTCQQCGQSFSHKVSLIVHMRIHTGEKPFTCQQCGQSFRHKGNLKVHMRAHTGEKPYTCQQCGKSFTHKVSLIVHMRIHSGEKPYTCQECGNSFIEKGSLIAHMRTHTGESPFTCQQCGKSFSRKGKLEIHMRIHTGEKPYTCHECGKSFSEKGTLTAHMRIHTGEKPYTCQQCGKSFNQKGNLIAHMRIHTGEKPYVCTLCGNGFKQEASLREHMNIHTGEKPFMCDQCGKSFRFKGYLKCHMMIHSKENGFRSRHCGKSRGVKSS, from the exons atggagtttattaaagaggagactgaagacatgaagattgagtttaataaagaggagactgaagacatgaagattgaagaaagattcagagtgaaacatgaagatactgaggaacaaacag ACCTGATGGCACTGAAAGAGGTGAGTCATGAACTTAATGAAAGGgaagaagagaaaaaacattataatttcATGACTGGGGAAAGAGCGACACAGGCTTCCTCACAGACAAGAGCTCAAAAGACAGGAACTAAAAGttatttcacctgccaacagagTGGAAAGAGTTTTGATCAACATAGAAACCTTCAAGTCCACTTCAGAGTTCACACTAGAGAGAGTCCCTTCAcgtgccaacagtgtggaaagagtttgaCACGTGAAGAAAACCTTCAAGTCCACttgagaattcatactggagtaaagccttacacctgccaacagtgtggacggagtttcagtcaaaaaggaaaccttaaagaccacatgagaattcacactggagagaaacctttcacATGCAAGCAATGTGGACAGAGTTTCACAAAAAAAGGAAGCCTTAAAggccacatgagagttcacactggagaaaagccttacacctgccagcaatgtggacagagtttcagtCAAAAAGGACACCTtatagtccacatgagaattcacactggagagaaaccttacacctgccaacagtgtggaaagagtttcacacataaAAGAAGCCTTAAagttcacatgagaattcacactggagaaaagccttacacctgtCAACAATGTGGACAGAGTTTCAGCCATAAAGTAAGCCTtatagtccacatgagaattcacactggagagaaacctttcacctgccaacagtgtggacagagtttcagacataaaggaaaccttaaagtcCATATGAGAgctcacactggagaaaagccctacacctgccaacagtgtggaaagagtttcacacataaAGTAAGCCTtatagtccacatgagaattcacagtGGAGAAAAGCCTTATACCTGCCAAGAATGTGGAAATAGTTTCATTGAGAAAGGAAGCCTTATAGCCCACATGAgaactcacactggagagagcccattcacctgccaacagtgtggaaagagtttcagtcgaAAAGGAAAACTTGaaatccacatgagaattcacactggagaaaagccttataCTTGCCatgagtgtggaaagagtttcagtgagAAAGGAACCCTTACagcccacatgagaattcacactggagaaaagccttacacctgtcaacagtgtggaaagagtttcaatcaaaaaggaaaccttatagcccacatgagaattcacactggagaaaagccttacgTCTGCACTCTGTGTGGGAATGGCTTCAAACAGGAAGCAAGCCTTAGGGAACACATGaatattcacactggagaaaagccatttatgtgtgatcagtgtggaaagagtttcagatttAAAGGTTaccttaagtgtcacatgatgatTCACTCAAAAGAGAACGGTTTTAGAAGTCGTCACTGTGGAAagagcagaggtgtaaagagtagctga